GTGACGTGCAGGAGCAGGAAAGACTCGGCACCCGAACAGCCGCTGCTCTCCTCTGGCCTGGCCGTTCCTCCTTGAGGGCCGCGGAGTCCCGCAGGACCCGCCGTCCTCCCAGCACGGCCCGGGACCCAACCCGCCGGAAGCGGGAGGCGCCACGCCCGCCCAGGCCGCGAGGTCTGCTGGGAGAGCGTGGACGTCACTTCCGGGATCCCGGGCTCTGACTGGCCGGAGCGCTTCGGCGCTTTTGATTGGCCGAGCCCAACACCATCCCAGGGTGCTTTGTGGTAGCAGTTCCTTTCCCCTGGCCGTTCTCCTCCGGAGGAGGTGAGTGTGCTCGATTCAGGCGACTTTGGCTGCATCGGGTGGCATCCGCCGCCATCGGTGTAGGGCCGCGTCCGGCGCGGCCGCAGAGGGGCCTCGGGCCCTTGCCGCAGACGGGAGAGGGCCGTGGCCCGGGTTCTGGGGCCGGGCGGGCCGCCGCGTCCTGCCGGAGCCCGGGGCCTGACTCGCTCCCCTCTCCCGCGGCTCCCCAGGCCCGTAGGCAGCAGCCATGGCGCCCAGCCGGAATGGCATGATCCTGAAGCCCCACTTCCACAAGGACTGGCAGCGGCGCGTGGCCACGTGGTTCAACCAGCCGGCGCGGAAGATCCGCAGGTGAGTCGCCGCTGCCGGGTGGGGTCGCGGGGAGCCCACGGCCAGGTGCGCTTGAACCCCTTGGCCCGGTGAGCGCGCGTGCgtcggggccgggccgggggccaGCTGACCGCCGCCCGCCTCTGTCCGCCCAGACGCAAGGCCCGGCAAGCCAAGGCACGCCGCATCGCCCCGCGCCCCGCGTCCGGACCCATCCGGCCCATCGTCAGGTGCCCCACGGTGCGGTATCACACCAAAGTGCGAGCCGGCAGGGGCTTCAGCCTGGAGGAGCTGCGGGTGAGTGCGCCGGGAGGCGCGGGAGGCTCTGCTTGGCGGCCCCCGGTCCATGATGACATTCTCCGGAATCGCTGCACCTCCTTGATGAGAGCGCATTTGAACCCTTTTCCATCTGACGGCCGGGCACCCGGGTGGGGGCGCGGGGAGCggaggccccggggtgggggtccTGCATCCGTGTCTGTCTGGGGGCAGGTGGCTGGCATCCACAAGAAGGTGGCGCGGACCATCGGGATCTCCGTGGATCCGAGACGGCGGAACAAGTCCACGGAGTCCCTGCAGGCCAACGTGCAGCGGCTGAAGGAGTACCGCTCCAAGCTGCTCCTGTTCCCGCGGAGGCCGGCAGCCCCCAAGAAGGGGGACAGCTCGGTGAGTGCGCCCTCCCCGCCAGGTCAGGGTAATCTCTGCGTCCCCGCAGATAGAGGGACGCGTGtgggtggagaagggcagagctCCTGGCGTTTCCCTAGTTGTACAGAGCACCGGGAGCCCGGCTTTCCCGTCTGGGTCGCGGTCAAAGCTGTTGGCTGGAGGCCGGGGGTTAGGGGTTTATCTTGTTTGCTTTGTAAGTTGGCTCACGTACAAACGCTCCTCTGGCGTCTCCGTGTCTCTGCTCGACGGAACGGGGGTCGGTGACTTGTCACCCAGGCCTATGTGTGTGCACCCGTAGGTGGGGTCGCCCAGCAAGCGGGGCTGTTGTCCAGGGTTAGAAGCTTGCAGCCTTTGGGGACTTGAGGTGAGCCCGGGTGACTCTTGTCCTTAACCAACAGGCCGAGGAACTCAAGCTGGCCACGCAGCTGACAGGACCGGTCATGCCCATACGGAATGTAAGTGGGCTTTGGGGGGTGAACCAGTGAGTTTTTGGGGCAGAGATTGGGTTGAAGGGTGGCAGCCAGGGCCTGTGTCAAGATTTATGGGTTTgtgaaaaagaaaccttttttgACTTTGGGAGCAACACCCTTCACTCTTAACAGATGGGCTCCTCGAGGGGGGGCCTTGTCTTCATCTTTGGGGACTCATTTGTTGCACcttcttcgttttttttttttttggttttttttttttttggttttttttttggtttttgtcccCCTCTTTGCTATTTGAAAGGCCAGGCCACAGGTAATTGCACGTTTGGTGATCCAGGACATGACTGGGCCCTTGACTTTCTCTGCCAGGGAGGTGGCCCCGGGCCTCCCTCGGTCCATGTTCTCTGTTGTTGACGGTGACACAATGTCTGTCTCAGCACACTCTCCCCCAACGGTGGTTCCCACAGCTCAGGGGGTCACTTCTGCCTCTGCTGTGTGTTTGGCGGGGGCATTAAAGTCTGTCTTGGTGTCAGCGTAGCCCTTCAGCAGTCGATGGGCAGATAGCGTGAGCTGCCATGGTTTCTGCTGTCCTCATATGCTGGGTTTTGTCTCCGGCCTCACTGCATGCAAGGTTTTGACTCCTGTGCTCCGTTCCAGGTCTACAAGAAGGAGAAAGCCAGAGTCATTACCGAGGAGGAGAAGAACTTCAAGG
The sequence above is a segment of the Leopardus geoffroyi isolate Oge1 chromosome E2, O.geoffroyi_Oge1_pat1.0, whole genome shotgun sequence genome. Coding sequences within it:
- the RPL13 gene encoding 60S ribosomal protein L13 isoform X1, with translation MAPSRNGMILKPHFHKDWQRRVATWFNQPARKIRRRKARQAKARRIAPRPASGPIRPIVRCPTVRYHTKVRAGRGFSLEELRVSAPGGAGGSAWRPPVHDDILRNRCTSLMRAHLNPFPSDGRAPGWGRGERRPRGGGPASVSVWGQVAGIHKKVARTIGISVDPRRRNKSTESLQANVQRLKEYRSKLLLFPRRPAAPKKGDSSAEELKLATQLTGPVMPIRNVYKKEKARVITEEEKNFKAFASLRMARAHARLFGIRAKRAKEAAEQDVEKKK
- the RPL13 gene encoding 60S ribosomal protein L13 isoform X2, which gives rise to MAPSRNGMILKPHFHKDWQRRVATWFNQPARKIRRRKARQAKARRIAPRPASGPIRPIVRCPTVRYHTKVRAGRGFSLEELRVAGIHKKVARTIGISVDPRRRNKSTESLQANVQRLKEYRSKLLLFPRRPAAPKKGDSSAEELKLATQLTGPVMPIRNVYKKEKARVITEEEKNFKAFASLRMARAHARLFGIRAKRAKEAAEQDVEKKK